From the genome of Paraburkholderia flava, one region includes:
- a CDS encoding thioredoxin family protein, whose protein sequence is MKPFSSGKILTGALLSCAVLSGPAFADEVLFTQARFEHTIAAGEPAVVYLHATWCPTCRVQKPIVDRLAAEPSLKPVTIFVADYDTETALKRALKITQQSTFVVFKQGHEVARSTGQTQEQAIRATFDKAL, encoded by the coding sequence ATGAAACCGTTCTCTTCCGGCAAGATCCTCACCGGCGCGCTGTTGTCGTGCGCCGTGCTTTCCGGCCCCGCGTTCGCCGACGAAGTGCTGTTCACGCAAGCCCGCTTCGAGCACACGATCGCGGCCGGCGAACCCGCCGTCGTCTATCTGCACGCGACGTGGTGCCCGACCTGCCGCGTGCAGAAACCCATCGTCGACAGGCTCGCCGCCGAACCGTCGCTGAAACCGGTGACGATCTTCGTCGCCGACTACGACACCGAAACCGCGCTCAAGCGCGCGCTGAAAATCACGCAGCAGTCGACCTTCGTCGTGTTCAAACAGGGACATGAAGTCGCGCGCTCGACCGGGCAAACGCAGGAGCAGGCGATTCGCGCGACGTTCGACAAGGCGCTGTGA
- a CDS encoding DUF4148 domain-containing protein, translated as MKPTFTTLFIAAAATAITAVASPAFADARYDVGMSSATVAASTVSRAEVRAELARARAAGELAFSHNEYPVLQPSMHDMSNVSRADVKAELARARAANEIPHFVNG; from the coding sequence ATGAAACCGACTTTTACCACCCTCTTCATCGCCGCTGCTGCAACCGCCATCACTGCTGTCGCTAGTCCCGCTTTCGCCGACGCACGCTACGACGTCGGCATGTCGTCCGCGACTGTCGCTGCTTCCACGGTTTCCCGCGCCGAGGTTCGCGCCGAACTGGCCCGTGCCCGCGCGGCCGGCGAACTCGCGTTCTCGCATAACGAATACCCGGTGCTGCAACCGTCGATGCACGACATGTCGAACGTGTCGCGTGCGGACGTGAAGGCCGAACTGGCCCGCGCCCGCGCTGCGAATGAGATCCCGCATTTCGTGAACGGCTGA
- a CDS encoding DUF692 domain-containing protein: MDTFTNLGAGVGLKPHHYDEAHRATQRGLWFEVHPENYMVAGGPRLAWLETIRARHPLSLHGVSLSLAADRAPDADHLHRLAALIKHVEPALVSEHLAWSAWRDQYHPDLLPFPRTNAALARIADNIAQTQDALGRRIAIENPTHYLTINGHDWSEIDFLTELVRRTGCGLLLDVNNVHISAHNVGFDAESYLDAVPAAAVMEIHLAGHSVDAGTSRPLLIDSHDAAIDDDVWALYRHVIERIGARPTLIERDDNIPAFDVLLDERARAQSMLDANHPLHVVEVHA, from the coding sequence ATGGATACCTTCACGAACCTCGGCGCAGGCGTCGGCCTGAAGCCGCATCATTACGACGAAGCGCATCGCGCAACGCAACGCGGGTTGTGGTTCGAGGTTCATCCGGAGAACTACATGGTCGCGGGCGGTCCACGGCTCGCGTGGCTCGAGACGATTCGCGCGCGGCATCCGCTGTCGCTGCATGGCGTGTCGCTGTCGCTTGCCGCAGATCGTGCGCCCGACGCCGATCATCTGCACCGTCTCGCTGCACTGATTAAGCATGTCGAACCCGCGCTCGTTTCCGAACATCTCGCGTGGTCTGCATGGCGCGATCAATACCATCCGGACCTGCTGCCGTTTCCGCGCACGAACGCCGCGCTTGCACGCATCGCGGACAACATCGCGCAGACGCAGGACGCACTCGGCCGCCGCATCGCGATCGAAAATCCGACGCACTATCTGACCATCAATGGTCACGACTGGAGCGAGATCGATTTTCTGACCGAACTCGTGCGGCGTACCGGTTGCGGTTTACTGCTCGATGTGAACAACGTGCACATCAGCGCGCACAACGTCGGCTTCGATGCCGAGTCGTATCTCGACGCCGTGCCGGCGGCCGCAGTGATGGAAATTCATCTGGCGGGTCATAGCGTCGATGCGGGCACGAGCCGCCCGCTGTTGATCGATTCTCACGATGCCGCGATCGACGATGACGTGTGGGCGCTGTATCGGCATGTGATCGAACGGATCGGCGCGCGTCCGACGCTGATCGAGCGCGACGACAACATCCCCGCGTTCGACGTGCTGCTCGACGAACGCGCACGTGCGCAGTCGATGCTCGATGCGAACCATCCGCTGCACGTTGTCGAGGTGCACGCATGA
- a CDS encoding cytochrome c biogenesis CcdA family protein codes for MDFGLATYALGFGAGVVSVLSPCVLPLLPILAASALSKHRLGAAALALGLGLSFAAVGLFLATLGASIGLDADMLRRLAAALMVAFGLVMLSGRLQERFARVSAQVGATGQQALDRVSGDGLAGQLLIGLLLGFVWSPCVGPTLGAATTLAAQGQHLGQIALLMIVFGFGAGLPLLLVGVVSRASMLRLRGTLATFGQRSRWVLGALFVVLGGVVLTGFDRQIEAAALAVSPAWLTTFTTSI; via the coding sequence ATGGATTTCGGTCTCGCGACTTACGCGCTCGGGTTCGGCGCTGGCGTGGTGTCGGTGCTGTCGCCGTGCGTGCTGCCGCTGCTGCCGATCCTCGCGGCGTCTGCGCTGTCGAAGCATCGGCTCGGCGCCGCCGCGCTCGCGCTTGGCCTCGGGTTGTCGTTCGCGGCGGTCGGGCTGTTTCTCGCGACGCTCGGTGCGTCGATCGGCCTCGATGCGGACATGCTGCGGCGTCTCGCTGCCGCGTTGATGGTCGCGTTCGGTCTCGTGATGTTGTCCGGCCGGTTGCAGGAACGGTTCGCGCGGGTGAGCGCACAGGTCGGCGCGACCGGTCAACAAGCGCTCGATCGCGTGAGCGGCGACGGCCTCGCCGGTCAGTTGCTGATCGGTCTGCTGCTGGGGTTCGTGTGGAGTCCGTGTGTCGGACCGACGCTCGGCGCCGCGACAACGCTCGCCGCGCAGGGCCAGCACCTCGGCCAGATCGCGTTGCTGATGATCGTGTTCGGGTTCGGCGCGGGGCTGCCGCTGCTGCTGGTGGGCGTCGTGTCGCGTGCGTCGATGCTGCGGTTGCGCGGCACGCTCGCGACGTTCGGTCAGCGCTCGCGCTGGGTGCTCGGCGCGCTGTTCGTCGTGCTGGGCGGTGTCGTGCTGACGGGTTTCGACCGGCAGATCGAGGCAGCGGCGCTGGCAGTGAGTCCTGCGTGGCTGACTACGTTCACGACGTCGATCTGA
- a CDS encoding sigma-70 family RNA polymerase sigma factor — protein MTHSTDPGLARPVEERLRALLVRSLDGDQAAYHAFLADLTGHLRAFLRKRLFHLHDEIEDIVQEILLAVHNGRHTYRPEEPLTAWVHAIARYKLTDFLRARSRREALHDPLDDESELFAASDTEPADAKRDLEKLLDHLPDRQRLPIVHVKLQGLSVAETAQLTGLTESAIKVGVHRGLKALALKIKGATV, from the coding sequence ATGACCCACAGTACCGATCCCGGCCTTGCGCGGCCTGTCGAAGAACGCCTCAGGGCGCTGCTCGTCCGGTCGCTGGACGGCGACCAGGCGGCCTATCATGCGTTCCTCGCCGACCTGACCGGCCATCTGCGCGCGTTCCTGCGCAAGCGGCTCTTTCACCTGCACGACGAGATCGAGGATATCGTTCAGGAGATCCTGCTTGCCGTGCACAATGGCCGGCACACGTATCGTCCGGAAGAACCGCTGACCGCATGGGTCCACGCGATCGCGCGCTACAAGCTGACCGATTTTCTGCGCGCGCGGTCGCGCCGCGAAGCGCTGCACGATCCGCTCGACGACGAGTCCGAGCTGTTCGCCGCCTCCGACACCGAGCCCGCCGACGCAAAACGCGACCTCGAAAAACTGCTCGACCATCTACCCGACCGGCAGCGGCTGCCGATCGTGCACGTGAAGCTGCAAGGATTGTCGGTCGCCGAAACCGCGCAGCTCACCGGCCTCACCGAATCGGCGATCAAGGTCGGCGTGCATCGGGGGCTGAAAGCCCTGGCGTTGAAGATTAAAGGAGCCACCGTATGA
- a CDS encoding DUF2282 domain-containing protein encodes MNTIKLSAAALVLASLASGAFAQTQAAGGAVEKCYGVSLAGHNDCKAGAGTTCAGTAKMDYQGNSWKNVPAGTCTSIKTPKGMGSLSAMES; translated from the coding sequence ATGAACACGATCAAACTGTCCGCTGCTGCACTCGTTCTCGCCTCGCTCGCATCGGGCGCATTCGCTCAGACCCAGGCCGCCGGCGGCGCTGTCGAAAAGTGCTACGGCGTGTCGCTCGCCGGTCACAACGACTGCAAGGCAGGCGCGGGCACGACCTGCGCGGGCACTGCAAAGATGGACTATCAAGGCAACTCGTGGAAGAACGTTCCGGCCGGCACCTGCACCTCGATCAAGACGCCGAAGGGCATGGGCTCGCTGTCGGCGATGGAATCGTAA